One window from the genome of Anser cygnoides isolate HZ-2024a breed goose chromosome 8, Taihu_goose_T2T_genome, whole genome shotgun sequence encodes:
- the MRPS14 gene encoding small ribosomal subunit protein uS14m has product MAAAALRWALRAARQVLPSPCTRQVRSYFVDWRMLRDVKRRRLAYEHADERLRINAIRKNTILPRELQEVADKEIAALPRDSCPVRIRNRCVLTSRPRGVKRRWRLSRIIFRHFADHAQMSGIQRAMW; this is encoded by the exons atggcggcggccgcgCTGCGCTGGGCGCTGCGGGCGGCTCGGCAG gTTCTCCCCTCACCATGCACAAGACAAGTGCGGAGCTACTTCGTGGACTGGAGGATGCTGCGTGatgtgaagaggaggaggctggcGTACGAGCACGCTGACGAGCGGCTGCGGATCAACGCCATCCGAAAGAACACCATCttgcccagggagctgcag GAAGTGGCTGATAAAGAGATTGCTGCATTGCCACGGGACAGCTGCCCTGTGAGAATCCGAAATAGGTGTGTCCTGACATCGCGCCCTCGGGGGGTGAAGAGGCGTTGGAGGCTGAGCAGAATCATTTTCCGCCATTTTGCTGATCATGCTCAGATGTCTGGGATACAGAGGGCCATGTGGTAG
- the CACYBP gene encoding calcyclin-binding protein, which translates to MAAAREELQKDLEEVKELLVKATRKRVRDVLVAEKHKLELEIKNQPLPKPKDVVEEEKSSLGGYTVKINNYGWDQSDKFIKIYISLNGVQKLPAENVQVNFTERSFDLLVKNLNGKNYTMTFNNLLKPISVEGSSRKIKTDTVLVMCRKKREEKWECLTQVEKESKEKEKAAYDTSDPSEGLMNLLKKMYAEGDDEMKRTINKAWVESREKQSKGDIPMDI; encoded by the exons ATGGCCGCCGCGCGCGAGGAG TTGCAGAAAGATTTGGAAGAGGTTAAAGAATTGCTTGTGAAAGCCACGAGGAAGCGGGTTCGTGATGTGCTGGTGGCAGAAAAGCACAAGCTAGAGCTAGAAATCAAGAATCAGCCTCTACCAAAGCCGAAAGATGTggtagaagaagaaaagtcaTCACTAGGAGGGTACACGGTGAAAATAAACAATTACG GTTGGGATCAGTCAGATAAGTTTATTAAGATTTACATCTCTTTAAATGGAGTTCAGAAGCTTCCAGCTGAGAATGTGCAGGTGAATTTCACAGAGAG GTCGTTTGATCTTCTAGTTAAGAATCTGAATGGGAAGAACTACACCATGACCTTCAACAACCTCCTGAAACCCATCTCTGTGGAAGGCAGCTCTAGGAAG ATAAAGACGGACACAGTCCTTGTGATGTGTAGGAAGAAGCGGGAGGAAAAATGGGAATGTCTTACtcaagtggaaaaagaaagtaaagagaAAGA GAAGGCTGCCTATGACACCTCAGATCCTAGTGAAGGGCTTATgaaccttttaaaaaagatgtaTGCAGAAGGGGATGATGAAATGAAGCGCACCATCAACAAGGCCTGGgttgaaagcagagaaaagcaatcCAAAGGAGACATACCAATGGATATTTGA